Below is a genomic region from Nilaparvata lugens isolate BPH chromosome 8, ASM1435652v1, whole genome shotgun sequence.
AGCATAACACTTTTCTTTCTCATGGtgacaattttttattatttatacctggtcgttttattatttctcttttttttaaattattacatgaGTTTCTTATATttcttgtattgtattattgtaaaatgtagACAGTGTATTCTTTATCCAATAAATTCGAGTTTGAATTTTTCCTACCTACATGAAATAAAACCAcaatataatattctttattcaaatttgtCTACTCTCGAAAGTACAAAGTAATCACGTTTACTTTGTTATATAGATCCTCCCAGTTATTTTGGGCCTGATATAATTATGGAAAGAAATTAATTCTCCTTAAAATgaatcaattaaataaaatataatacataaAAAGTCAAAATCCTGAAAAACCAAAAAATACAATCACgctattcattttcaaatgtgaaatcaTAATGGAATTACTGGGTTTCTGGCAGTTTCATAATCCATAACTTATGACCACGTTTTGTAAATAGGAGGAACCTTGAGCGCCTCCAGCCAGGTACCAAAGCAGGAAGGATTCTCCATTCCCACGTTTGGCCGTAAGATGGCGTCACGATCTTGCAACAAATGTCAACAGGCGGTCAACAATTCGGTGGTTTTGATTAAGATTTTAGAAGGGTTGTTGTTGATAAGTAGTTATTGTAGTTATCTTACCTGTATCTGCGATCGCCTAACTTCAGTGTAGACCCAATTATCGGTGGAAAAAGCGATCACCAGCAAAGCAGTAGCTACAATGGCAGAGATTGTAGCCAGCGACAGAGTTACGGCCGAACAAGGCATTTCAAATAGCTTCCAGTCGGACGCTTAGCTACAGAATCGAACAGAAATCGCAATCCAAATTTTGCGGTTGGCACTTCCTGCTGGTAGCGAACGAAAAAAGGGCACACAGTTCACACAAAACTAACCAACTTTCTTTCACTGCATGTTTACTGTACGAACATCCAAAAACAACTACGCCTAGGCAAGGACACGGCACCTGAGGAATCCAACACACCTCTCAAAGAAACCCCCTCCACCCCGCCGCATCATCCTTCCCCCACCCCGCCACAACTACTTTCCACCTTTCCAGTTATACCTGCCGAGAGTATACTCGCTGCTCTGCTTCAGACCCGATGGGAGCACGGAATCGACTCTCACCAAACTACGTCACCACCATCTCAACTCCGACAACCCACACCAGCTCGTCCGGTCGGCTGTTTCTTTCTCAATCCACTGGTTTCCTTTCTCCCTTCTAGTGTTGTTGTAAACACAGGCACGAATTCTTAAGATTATAATCGCTGTGTCTATCCTTGTCTGCGTCGACAGAGAGGTTGCAGATAGTATTCAGTATATGGGAGTAGTTGAGGTGCTATTAGGGCAGGTCATATAACTGGAATTAATGTcacgttgaaaaatataataattgttttctaaATTCATACTAATTTCTAAtatcttcagggctactttatTTGTTAGTTGGAGAATAATACCATAGTAGACCTACCCTTTAAAAAACCGTTTCAATATAAAAACAACTACCTTGTTTTGGATGTTTAATCCATTGCTTATTTGATTGAAACCATCAATCTTGTACAAACGTcgtaagaaaataaaaattcttcaGTAATGAATTgctggtttctgtttctcattAATGAAATTACAAAATCATTTTTGATGCATGGGACAaattaattgttgaagaaaGAACCCAAGAACCCTTTCACAGTTCACCGGAGAATTGTTTGAGGTATTATGATGAGTATTGCAGGAAAAAACTTtccttttttgttttcattatcTAAATTGCAAGTAAAAGTTTGGAAAATCTTGAAAGCTGATAACGAGAGCAATCAGAGATATTTTAAATCGGAGAATTACTgcatgaataattaaatattattaaaatgttcTCTGTAGCTATGTCTTCAGTATTATCAGATTAAACTGATGagtaaattacaaatttttcaCTTATTGAAACAAAAGGGAAAAAATACTTGACAGGGGCAAAAGATTTGGCGAAACTTGAGCCATTTCACATTGCAAGTTAGATATAACATAGCCCGAAAAAATGTTTAGACTTCACTTTCAAGCAATTAAACCCCAATTTTCTTAGTGTCAGCATTATAGTGTCAATTCTGTATTGTTCAAATATACACCATAATTCAAACTCTGAATATCTACCAATCGTTACAGCTTCAATATACCCACCACCATTAAATATGTTTTAAACCAAGAAGTTCGTTAGGAGTTTTCACaagttaaaaaattatttttagaatgTTGAGTTCTTTTCGTATGTCCCATAAGTTCAATCATTTCAGTGTACCTAATCATGCTCAATGTGTAATTGACAGAATGCCTTTTCCAAATGTAGCTTAATCTAATCTAGATGATTTCCATTACcactttcttttcaaaaataagaAATCAAAATCACAATGGAAATAAGAGACTCACTGATGAAGAAACAGTGAcgaatcattaaaataattagaaTTAGGTTTAATAATTGGATCAGGTTTATTTGAAGTTTCTCAGGTAATGccatttttgtattatttatgaagaatttatttAGTAGTTTCTCGTTCTACAACAAAATGTACGTAACACACGATAGAAACTTGAACAGGTTCAAACTCAAATGAAATCTTTGCTAGATATATAAATCTATATTCTCGACATGAATATACAAGAGggaaagattttaaaaattgagaTAGGACTCTtccaaaaatggaaaaaaattctTGCAATAACTTCAGTCTCAGCTTTAGCGTGCAGAATACGCATTGGAACACGTTTTTGGCTGAAACCCCTCAGAAATTAGggtgaaaaattatatttacaatCAACAAAAGAGAACTTTTCACTATCAAGTTGATTATATTTGAAGAATTTCGACTCCACATGATAATTAGCTTATAACTAACTGCGAGAATAATGGATAAAGTTCAACCTCGCACATCAGACAAGGCTATATTTTCATTCCTATCCATTTCACTAGACAATTCAACCCACAAGAAAGTTATATTTTCAGAGAAGAAATCTTTTTGATACTAACCTAATTGCAGCAGTATACGGTTTAGGACTATACTCAATAATTATACATGGAAAAAGTCTGAATTTCATGTAACAGTCAACATGTTATCATACACATTAAATACAAATACTCTAAAATACTGGTAAATAGTATGATATCACACATCAGACACTGTCAAGATTAAATTCATTGCCCTTGAAAATATTGCAACTCTAGATTCCACAGTAATAATTAATCACATTACCACAGCTAATATCAATGATTCGttttaaaattgttattaactttaaaaataacataaattattacatttaaaaCTTAAAAGAATGTAACATCAACACAAAACACGCGTTTCTATATAATTATCCaatgtgaaaataaataaatatatcactGAGAAATCAACCCCAAAAGAGAATTCTGTCTTCAGAATAGAAAAAGTGGTGAATCAGTTGCCCACTCTCAGTCCACAGTCACAAGAAAATTAATTGCAATAAATAGAAAAGTTCAAAATATCAATACATGGAAAACTCAAAATgtcttgttttgaaaagagGTTTATGTTTTCAAAAGAGGTTGATGTAAATATCAGTCCATTCTCAGAGCGCAGGtcacaaaaaaataaactacGATAGATAGAAATGTTCCAAATGTtaatagagagaaaaattgGGAAAGTATATAAGTTACTTCACCGCAAATTACAACCCCTCAGGAGAGTTCTGTCCTCAGAATAGAGAAATTGGTCGATAAATCAGTCCACTCTCAATATACAGGTCCcaacagaataaataaatagaaaagttcaaaatgttaatagaaaggaaacttgagaaaaaatatcacagCTATTTCACTGTAAATTACAACCCCACATGAGAGTTCTGTCTTCAGCATAGAAAAATTGGTAGATTTGCCAGTTCATTCTCAATAAACAGCTCACAAcaaaatgaaacttttctacCAATGgatagaaaagttgaaaatgtcAACGAATGGAAAACTCGAAAATGGATCTCACAATTTCACTGGGAGCGTCGTTTCTGTTCCTGGTTCCACATCAGTTCCTGAATTTTCATCTGCTCCTCCTCACTGAGATCGCTCATTGGTCGCGAGGAGTCGATCTTCGTACTGTCGATCTTCGGTTCCGACACAAGCAGGCCATCCCACCAGCGTTCCGATTGTTTCTCACAATTAATCTGAAAGAAAATACAACAAATGTTACTCTAAAACATGGAATATTGTACACAAAATCAcatgtaaaataaattcatcagtgacatatgaaaaatatcaacaatagaacattttcaattgaaaaagaCAGGAGATTACATGAttttccaaatttaaattaaatttatccaCAGCCAACAATACAATTATACAACAAGGCAGTCAGAATAGTTGATGATCATTTATACAAATAAaagaaacatttataatttgGGAAAGAAGCAACCCCATATGAGAATAATCAGACCATCAAACAGAAATCCACTATTTTTAAACTTTGTGATAAGCTAAACACTTATGAGTACACTTTGGCATTTTATCTGCCAATGTTATTGAATTAGTATcatttgtattgtgaataaataaataaaagcttCAACTAGTTAGAAGTCTTacagatatttttcaataaaattattgtcagTTATTGCAAAAATGTGTCCATGAAGAGGATACCAATATAAATTATTCCTTtaaaaaactgcaaataaaattgCTTTCGAATAACTCTTTGAATAGACAAAGTTGAATCTTAAAAAAACAAGcaggaaaacttgaaaaatgcttACAAATTATGATATCCTAGCATTCCAACTCAACTCTTCTGACTAGATTTAAATTAACTTTGAATCCCGGTAGTATTTTCTTACTACTTGCTATGAGTgatcattcaaaattagaagCCACGAATAAAGTTTATAAAATTCTCTCTACTCAACTGTTTcaaatggtataaatttgatgaaaacacaaatatattatcTAATATCAtggattttatttgaaaaatccaaaGATATAACACTGAAGATGATACCATAGGCGTCGAAAAATGTTTGTAGTTTTTCAAACGAAATCTTTGATATTAGACAATATCTTTGTGTTCATTATGGATAGGTATCATCATATCTCACCAAACACTGTATCAGAAGTAGcctttataattattcattgaaagtaTTTGGTCAAGTAAATGTGTAGCCTATTTCTGTTCATTGTTAATTGGTGAGTGAGTAAATGATttagtgccatttcgcttctatatTATCAGAAACATGATATCTTACCAGAATGAAATCACCAGGAGATAGACTCCAAATCGTTTCATCTTTTTGTATCCCATAGCACAGATCTCCTTCAACTAGAACATTCCATTTACTTCGATCACATTCGTCTACTGCTTTGATCATAACTTGTTTATCGGtcaattttacatcaacatCTTTGCTTTTCTTTATATGGGCTGGCACTGGAacctggaaatatatttttaattacaaTTTCAGTTCTAAATGAGCTTAAgctataaaaaatgtaaaagaaaaattgataTGTTAATAAAATGTTGATCAATCTTGAAAATTAAACATTCAGTTCTGttttagtttagtttttctACACAAATTATCAGTAAATCATaaacttagtgccggttgcacaaaagtcggtcaagtttcaatcgtgattaattccacgagaaccagagaagccgtcttttcagaaaagccttctctgattggttctcgtggaattaaccatgattgaaatttaaccggctattGTGCAGCCGGACCTTAATCTCTGGACTATTAGTTCAGGTTGGGATTCAAACGATTTGTGGCCGAAGGTCTGTAGTCTATATCCCATCTCTGTCATGCAATAAATGAAGAGTAATAAATGCCCTTCCTGGTTTTACCTGTACTTCTAGTTCGCCGATAGTTTGACTCCATCTATAGTTCCCCCTGTCCGCTCCATTATATGTGTCACTTGAGGTCGTGCTTGTCCTATAAACAAAGATAGAAAATTGTCATCCACTTTGACACACTCTTCAACTTTTGTGATACATTGAGTCAATTTGATCATATCATGGACGAATAATGCAACGATATCCAACGGTAAATTTGCTCTATTACAAGTTCTAAaagtttcttttttcaataagttacCTCTCACTTACCACTTAAAAAGGAGGCGACAAAACAAATGCCaccaattacaggcctatttcacttataagcaatatttctaagattttggaaaaactggtaaagaaacgtcttgtgaattacatggaaaaaaacaacttactatctaggaatcaatttggttttcgtgaggggaggagtacagaggatgcggtattagaattgtcaaattttgtcacagataagctagaaaataacaaaaaatgtgcagcagtgttcctggacctagcaaaagcttttgacactgttaatcacagtttgctgctgaagaaattagaagccatgggaattagaggagttcctctagcatggtttagatcatacctctgtgaccggcgtcaaaaagtcaaagttgaagaacatctcagttcagagggaacgatgaagtttgggattccccaaggaacagttcttggaccaattctgtatttggcatatgcaaatgagctatgttcaattaagataagaggaagagtaatagcttttgctgatgatacgtgtatactatttgaaggaaacacctgggaggaagtttttaatctggcacaggaagaattgatcaaagtcgataaatggttaagagaaaatttgcttacagtaaatgcaacaaaaacgaaatttttagccttttctctgacagaacggacaagaccaccggattcttcaataatcctgcatcactgtggaagcaccaacaacccgtgtgattgcccttcaattcaacaagtcaatgaaataaaatatttaggaacaatagtggacaacaaattcaaatgggacaagcacattaatctatcaattacccggatcaggaagcttctctacaaattctatcaactccgtaaaatcctcaactatgagacattaaaaactgtttatttttctttagtgcaatcaattttaagatacgtcataattatctggggagctacgaattttacacatgttgaacctctctataaacttcaaaaacgaatactaaaaataataggcttcaaggagaatcaattccccacgaacattcttttcaaggacagtaaagtactgagtgtaagacaactctacatccaggctatcatcacgcgaatgaggagaaacaacgaacacataagactggcagatcataaccatcaaacaaggcagagaaacacgtattcaatagtaccaaggatgaacactacatttgggcaaagaaactacacatatttgggaccaaaaatttataattcaataccaagttacattagggaagaattcaatagacacaggttcaagaaaagtttattttcctggttggttgatattggagtggaaaattgtgaaaatttagttagactgtaactatttattcttcattccactctttactgtttttcatttttctaaaaataacctttcttattattatccttaatagaacattaatatttatttactaattccataattttgtttgtttgtattatacatttttactaattttattataaaaaactttaatcccatatcagtgaatgaagtttgtaaatagtaattattacacgcaataagcaactaattacttataccccaacacatataatatatagtggggtgtatatttattcattgaaattatcatttattcattgttgaaattatcatttattcattaaactATTCCAATTCCAATTACTTGAGtcaagtggaagagggggctcttattgcctcaacttcgcccacaacacttgtgatatttttaagTGTGATAAAGGtaattatctatctatctctctataTCATCCaattctctctatctctcatctctgagtttttttttaattttatattgtcaatttttgtgaatattaccataggcaacatcctagtaacaattgtcaataaatatcttataTCTTATCTCACTGTTGTAGAATTTTCAGAATTGAAATACAGAACAGTAGTATCACAGTGGCTCAAGGATCGACAGACCATTTTATGGtcttgatgaatattttgatttttatatgTCTTGTTGGTCAGTGTAGAAtgtttttcatttcataaaCCCTAATGTAAAGTATTGTATCTGAtgacaaattaatattattttctatgatcataattattttgtcagCCAGTTAAGAagaatatcacatcagatagtGATTAAATCATCGAAAAATAATGCATTGCACATAAAATATTCGAAAATTACCAACTTTTTGAGTATAcagaaagagttgaaaatataGTGATTGAACGAAAAAAACAATTGAATCCAGTTAATGTGACAGTCTCCTTACTATTATGAAGATGAATTGAATTAATGCCCATTTGTTCATTGTTCAAATAGATGCACTTCAAGTATCAGCACTCATGATCATGTTTGTTTCATAATCACATCATCATATTCCATTATCCAAGCACAAGTGAAAGCACTTGAGGGCATCATccgtaataaaaaataaaccgAAAACTACaatcttagaaattaaattattgttttttttttcatccaTCTTCCATTTAATATAAGAAGTATAGTATTTAGAAATATAAGAAGTTAAGAAGAAAGAAGTTTTTAAGTTTTTACTTCAAATTaggtttcattcaattttaaaaattactgcTCAGTAACAAGCCAACTACCGTATCGACTACATGAATTAATATTGTCATTAACAACTTACGGTTTGGGTGTTTTCGAAATGTCTTTTATTGTAGCAGTTGCCGTTTCTTCCTTTTCAGCTAATACTTCTTCTTCAGTCGTGGTAACTACTTCTTCGCTCACAACACATTGCGAGAAATCCAACTGTTGTGGgctgaaaattgaatataattaaacTGGATGCAAGTACTTCGAGATGAATATAGCGATTTGGATATTCTGGTTTTTTACCAACTTGACAAAATAGATGTATTGTGCCCTAACGTAATTTAAGTAATACATATTTACAGACATTACACACATTACTCGTTTAATGATCAAATTGCATTGCATTAATTGCAATAAACAAATGATGAAATTGGTCCCaaacttatttatttcaaaaagagTTTATTTGAATGGATTTGCCAAACTAATGATAAATCTCCCACGATTCTTTCACACCATGATTTCCACTTCCAAAGAACTGGCTGATATTTGAAATATAGAAATGATTATCTGCTCTTGGTAACATTGCAAACAGATATCaaacaatttaaatttatttcataactaaaatttaaaattaaagcAGAGAAGTAATTAGAAAACATCTATGCTTCTTATTTACCCAATGAAGTGGATTTTACTGTGGAATATGATTTTTCCCAATTATCAAGTTTAATTGaccatctctcatcatcattattatctctCATTATCCACTTACAAGCCTGAAGTACATGTGGGTCTAacaaaaaaagttattaaaGTTATGAGTGAATTATAGAGTTGGTGTCAGGAAGTGGCTCGATCAGAACAAACTTACTCTGAATGTTGACAAAACTAAGTATTTGCCTATTTATTTCGAATCAAACAGTACCCCAGTGCGGGAAATCCTCAGGCTCCACTCATGTGATGACTATCAGTCCACTACATGTGACTGTGGGGTATTGCAGCGAGTGGAGCAGTACAGGTACCTTGGCGTTCTGAATGACCACAAATTAAGCTGGACTCCTCAAGCTATTTCACTGAAGCAGCGAGTGCGCAAAATGATATATGCCTTCAGACAGCTAAGAGAGGTCCTCCCTTTACATCAACTTCGGGAGGCGTACTATGCCTATATCAAGTCAGTTCTTATGTATGGTATCATAGCTTGGGGTGAAGCCTCCTCGTTTGCCTTGAAGCCGGTGGCGGTGGCACAGCGAGCAATCATCAAGACATATCCCAGACGAGACTATCGCTACCCATCTGATCTTATTTACACcaagagtttcaagtttttaatattagacAGATTTAAATACgagttttaatgaattacataatatgtaatatattaTACTACAGCAGAcacttaattttcaataatttggtTCATACTCATAATACACGAAATCTAATTAACTTTGGTATTGTCCATCCCCGACTCCTACATAActgctttaaaaataatagtaaatacatTTGTCAAATACTGTATAGAAACTTTCCCAATTTTTTAAAACAGTTGGAAAATTACAGTAGGTATTAACACCTACAAGCAACATTTGAGTAGATGGTTATTAGAAATTGGCAGGGATGCTGCAGAGCAACTGATTCAATCCGACTTCTTATTCAGAACTTGAACTCATAGTGAATTTGCCATTTATAATGAGTAGTAGAGCCTTTAAGatactatttatatatttgtctgTATATACTAATAACCAGTATGGAATTTCATTGTGTGCAATTTATATTCTTGATTTGCTGAAGAATTTTAGTAGATTCAATCacaatagttttaattataatatgtacaatacatgagaacataatctcaatcaacttgaaaaaacTCACTCTCCACTCACAGACTCAAGTCTTTGTAGAGTATTCactgttgaatgtttgaatgaattttataaatttgtattatgtttttgtgaataaaaagttatttgatttgatttgagttgGAACTCACTCATTGGTTGGAGGAGGCATGACATGTTTGCCTAACGTTGTCCTTTTCCATTTCATCATTATTGATCCAACAATTTTCTCCGCAATTCCAGGAGGGAATCCAATTCTTTCCCCTTCTTTCTGAATTATGAAAAAGTCAGTCCTGAAAATTACCAATAAAATCGTGAATTATAATTGAAGTGGGCATATCAGATTCAAATCGCTAGttaaagaatatttcaaatactaTCATAAAAAAATGCTGAACATGAAGATGACTCACAATTAAGAAGAAATTACGCTGTATAACATCGTGGTTTATCAACTGAGCTTAAAGCATATTTTtgaatctttgtaattttgcatATTGTATCTAGGCTACTGAAACAATGGAGCAAACTGAACCCATCAGATACCACTGTAACTACTATATATAACTAGACATCATATacaactagataaaaattaaaGTATTGTTTGTAGCAAAGTGAAGTCGGGATAAGCAACTTTTGTAACCAGACAGGTTTTGTTTTGCAACATCAAGTTCAATGCTAGAAATTGTCAAGGAGCAGAATTATCATTTTGTGTGAAAAACTCAGCTAAGTCAACCTTTTGTGAAGAAACTACAAAAAATACTGTACCGGTACGGTAAGTTAAGTGATTAAAATGTACCAATTTTCAGCACGGTATACTTAATTTATTTAAGAACTGTGTTTCTATCAATAACATGCATGATAATATACAGTAGATTGATTGTTATCGATATAGTTGTTAATATCGgtgtaattgaattgaatctagTTACTAACTACTAAGCACTGGTGAAAAAGGAAGGACTGGAGTAATTAATGTGTTTtcagaaacattgaaaattataacaaTAGACAAATTGGAACTGAGGATAGGTCTAATATGTGGATGCTATGATTATGGATTATGATATTAGAAAAAATTGAGTGACTAGGTTAGTGGATCTCCAGCCCTTTTTAAATCAGATGAGCTTCAAAACCGTTCACTACAAAGAATCTTTAAGCCGTATCCCAATCATATGGGTTCGGCATTTCCCTCCTTCAGCCGTTTCTTCCACAAAATGCTGTCCATCTCCTCCCCGCGTCACCAACCCCACTACCGCAAATCAGCCTCTAATCTgtctctcctcctcatcctcagcCTTCCTCACCCTCTCATCCCACCCAGATCTAAATCCCGCACCCTCCGTCCCACATAATCCTCCTCACATCGATACACATGTCCAAACCCCTGACCTCCTGCATCTTCCTACCCAATGGTCCCACCCCAACTGTATCTCTAATCACTTCATTGTAAATCATATCCCTTCTCGTGACCCCACATATTTATCTTATCATTCTCATCTCAGCCGCttccattttcttctctttgCTCTTCGAAACAGGCCAGGTTTCCGCGCCATACAACATAGCTGGACTCACCACCGATGTGTACACTTTACACTTCATCTTACAGTTTACTCTGTTATCACAGAGCACACCACTTATTCTTCTCCAGTTGAACCATCGTCCGTTTACTACCTACATACAAAGAATGATGATACAATTTTTTTATCTGTAGCTTTAGAATTTCGTTCGTGCGTGTCAGGTGATAGGTGATTAAATGCCtagattaaaataaaaatccactGTTTTAACAGCTTCGTCATTAAATTCAAAGAGGTCTTGTCGAGTGCATGCTGGTGCAAGACAGCATTTCAGGAGGTGGTCATCTGACTGGATATCGCCACAGTCGCAGTACGGGTCCTCAATCAGCCTCCAAGTTGTGCGATTTTCTTTTGTGCAGGCTTTAGAATTGAAACTAAGACTGGGAAAACTAATAATAGCCTAATAACCCTTTTTTCTTAATTACTCAGGTTGGGTTACGAGGTTCTTGGAAtttcacatatatatatatatggcaATATATTGGCCAGCACCAACTAATAGGTTACAGGCTTATTGGGAGCAATTTGTATTTTActctcaatataattattttgaaaagttaAAAACTTGTTAAGCTATACATAGTAAGGATAGtaacattatttagaaaaaatatgaatgacCGCCGTCTAGTTGGcctattttatttcataaaaatgaCATACTAAATCGATTGCAACAAAATTTTGACGCCAAGTAGTATGGCTCTCAATCTACTCTTTGTAGAAAGTTGTTCAATCATAGGTTGACCAAATATTTGTCTGTGTAATGGAGCTTTTATTAATATTTCCCATTTAATAGTCTAAAGCAAGTGTAAAAGATAATAACACCAAAATAAATGACAATGGTGATTTGGGTTATGTTACCGGTTACATACCGACAACAAGTTTTCTCACTTCAGAACTCTAATTAAATATCAAAATGTGTTTATAAATTCAACATAATAGTTCTAGAcattaggctattattattaattatacctTCTACTGAGAAAACCAAAGACTGCATCCAGGAACGGATAGAGCTGGCGTTCTTCTTCCAAAATACTACCAAATAAGTGGTCATACTTGCTTTCATCCatttcagaaaatattagaGCAAATGCAACAGAATTTGAGGGAAACAAATAACTAATTAAATTTCTTGTTTTGTaagttaatttcaatttattaataaactaaTTCTGACGTTTTGATCATATTCAAAACCGCAAAAATTCTAACCTCAACAAGAACAAAGTTTCCGCTGTAGGATGTT
It encodes:
- the LOC111044819 gene encoding nudC domain-containing protein 3, with the translated sequence MDESKYDHLFGSILEEERQLYPFLDAVFGFLSRRTDFFIIQKEGERIGFPPGIAEKIVGSIMMKWKRTTLGKHVMPPPTNDPQQLDFSQCVVSEEVVTTTEEEVLAEKEETATATIKDISKTPKPTSTTSSDTYNGADRGNYRWSQTIGELEVQVPVPAHIKKSKDVDVKLTDKQVMIKAVDECDRSKWNVLVEGDLCYGIQKDETIWSLSPGDFILINCEKQSERWWDGLLVSEPKIDSTKIDSSRPMSDLSEEEQMKIQELMWNQEQKRRSQ